In the genome of Rhinolophus ferrumequinum isolate MPI-CBG mRhiFer1 chromosome 24, mRhiFer1_v1.p, whole genome shotgun sequence, one region contains:
- the CCZ1 gene encoding vacuolar fusion protein CCZ1 homolog — protein sequence MAAAAAGAAQEKQFPPALLSFFIYNPRFGPREGEEENKILFYYPNEVEKNEKIRNVGLCEAIVQFTRTFSPSKPAKSLHTQKNRQFFNEPEENFWMVMVVRNPSIEKQSKDGKSVVEYQEEELLDKVYSSVLQQCYSMYKLFNGTFLRAMEDGGVKLLKERLEKFFHRYLQTLHLQSCDLLDIFGGISFFPLDKMTYLKIQSFINRMEESLSIVKYTAFLYNDQLIWSGLEQDDMRILYKYLTTSLFPRHIEPELAGRDSPVRAEMPGNLQHYGRFLTGPLNLNDPEAKCRFPKIFVNTDDTYEALHLIVYKAMSAAVCFMIDASVQPTLDFCRRLDSIVGPQLTVLASDICEQFNINKRASGSEKEPQFKFIYFNHMNLAEKSTIHMRKTPSVSLTSVHPDLMKILGDINSDFTRVDEDEEIIVKALSDYWVVGKKSDQRELYVILNQKNANLIEVNEEVKKLCATQFNNIFFLD from the exons ATGGCGGCAGCGGCAGCCGGGGCGGCCCAAGAGAAGCAGTTCCCGCCGGCGCTGCTGAGCTTCTTCATCTACAACCCGCGCTTCGGGCCGCGCGAGGGAGAG gaggaaaacaaaattttgttttactatCCAAATGAAGtagagaagaatgagaaaattagaaatgtcGGATTGTGTGAAGCTATTGTACAGTTTACAAG GACCTTTAGTCCATCAAAacctgcaaaatctttacataCACAGAAGAATAGACAGTTCTTCAATGAACCAGAAGAAAATTTCTGGATGGTCATG GTTGTTCGGAATCCTAGCATTGAAAAGCAAAGTAAAGATGGAAAGTCAGTTGTTGAATACCAAGAGGAGGAGTTGTTG GACAAAGTTTATAGTTCTGTGCTCCAACAGTGCTACAGCATGTACAAG CTTTTTAATGGTACATTTCTGAGAGCCATGGAAGATGGAGGTGTCAAGCTCCTAAAAGAAAGATTAGAGAAATTCTTCCATCGG TATTTGCAAACGTTGCACTTGCAGTCATGTGATCTACTTGACATTTTTGGTGGAATCAGCTTCTTCCCATTGGATAAAATGACTTATTTGAAAATCCAGTCCTTTATTAATAGGATGGAGGAAAGTCTGAGTATAGTCAAATACACTGCCTTTCTCTATAACGACCAACTAATCTG GAGTGGACTAGAACAAGATGACATgagaattttatacaaataccTCACCACATCCCTGTTTCCTAGACACATCGAACCCGAG TTGGCAGGAAGGGATTCTCCCGTAAGGGCCGAAATGCCAGGAAACCTTCAACACTATGGAAG ATTTCTGACTGGACCCTTGAACCTCAATGATCCAGAAGCAAAATGCAGATTCCCCAAAATCTTTGTAAATACAGATGACACTTACGAGGCACTCCATTTAATAGTTTATAAG GCCATGAGTGCAGCCGTGTGCTTCATGATTGATG CCTCTGTACAGCCTACGTTGGACTTCTGCCGAAGACTGGACAGCATTGTGGGGCCGCAGCTCACGGTGCTGGCATCTGACATTTGTGAGCAATTTAACATCAACAAGAGAGCATCTGG GTCTGAAAAAGAACCCCAGTTTAAGTTTATCTACTTCAACCATATGAACTTAGCAGAGAAAAGTACAATTCACATGAGGAAAACACCCAGCGTGTCACTCACGTCAGTTCATCCGGATTTAATGAAGATTCTGGGCGACATCAACAGTGATTTTACGAG AGTGGACGAAGATGAAGAAATCATCGTGAAAGCACTGAGTGACTATTGGGTTGTTGGGAAAAAGTCTGACCAGCGGGAGCTGTATGTTATTTTGAATCAAAAAAATGCAAACCTGATTGAAGTAAATG AAGAGGTAAAGAAACTTTGTGCAACGCAGTTCAATAACATCTTCTTCTTGGACTGA